GTGCAGCCCGCCAACGACGGCGAATTTGAGAAACGTGTGACGTCGAGCCTGCTGGGCGGGGCCAGGATCATCCTGCTGGATAACGTACACACCCTGAAGGGAGAGGCCCGGAGCGAATTTGATGTTCCACTGCCGCAAGGTTTCGTGACTGACCATGATGCCGACCTCGAACAATAATTCCTGCACGTCCCGCTGGCTGAGGGGGAATCGATGGTACAGCCAAAGGGCGTAGCCGATGACGCTCAAAGGGAAACGGTGGCGGTACGGCTTCCGGTCAGACACAGCTCACCACCCTACTTCCCTTAACTTGCCAGAACCGCGCCGGGCCTACACTGACCCATGACACCTGCTCTTGGCCATCAGCATCCTAAAATGGCAGGGGGAGTATGAGGGCGCGCTGGTTGGTGCTTCCTGCCCTCGCTGCCGCCTACGGCACCCGGACATTGCGGGTTCCAGTTGCTGGCTGGTCACTGACGAGTGAGCATCAAGGGGTGGGGCCCGTCACGCGCCGCCTGTACTGGATCGATATCAGCTCGCCCCAGCAGAGGGACACCGAGGTTGTCGACGCTGTCTTGCAGTGCCTACCCGACCTTATGCCGTCCTTACTGGCCCACTTCCGGCGGGTTCGGCACACCAAGGGGCACACCCGGGTCGGCGACCAGTTCACCATCCTGATGGTAGGAACCCGGCGCGGGCGGGTACAGGTGGTCGAGATCACCCCAACCACCTTCCGCTTTCAAACCTTGCGGCAGCACTCTGAGTCCGGATGGATCGCGTTCCGGAGTGATCCTCTGGAGGGCAACGCCTACCGGCTGAGCGTCGTGTCCCAGGTGCGGGCGAGCAGTTGGTTTGACCGCTACGCGTACCTGCTGGGCGTAGGGATTCTGCAACGCCTGACCTGGGAGGTTGGGCTGCGCCGCGCCTTGCACCTGAGTGGCGGCCGCAAGGTCGGACACGGCACCACCACTGTGGAATGGCCGTAATTCGGGAGTGGGGTTTCGCTCATCACCAGCCAGTTGCCTGTGACGCGCCGCCTGCAGGCCCGCCTCCTGGGTTCACCCAGCGGGGGCGAAGCTCACACCTGTCGCTTCAGTCCCTTTGCAGTGTGCTTATGCGTCGTGCAGGCGGCCGTTTCGGATGATCGGGCTGATCGGCCGGCGTGCCCGACCGCTGCCCCGCTTCGCGTAGCTCATCCAGTTGACGTGCCGGTCGACCCGCAGTGTGCTCAGCACGCGGTCGGCCAGTCCAGGAACCAGGTCGTACAGGATCACGAAGGCCCGTGACGGGATCAGCGGATAGATCACGGGCCGGGGGCGTTCCATGGCATTGACGAGCGCCCGGGCGACCTGGGATGCCTCCATCACGGGCCACACGAGGTGGGCGCCGTGCCCCCCTGCTTTCACGTTGGGGGCCGTGTCGAACAGTGGGGTGCGGACGGCGGCGGGCAGCAGGGCGCTGACCACAATGCCGCTGCGCTCCACGTGCATCAGCTCCTGCCGCAACGACTGCGTCATGACCTCCACAAACGCTTTGGTCCCGCCGTAGATGCCGGAGTAGGGAAATCCCACGCGGCCCTCGACGGACGCCGTGTTGATGATGTGCCCGGCACCCTGACGGCGCATTACGGGGACCACCGCCTGCACGCCGTACAGCACGCCCATCACGTTGGTCTCGATCAGATGGCGCACGCGCCACTCCTCGCTGTGCTCGACGCTGTCCACGAACATGTCACCCGCATGATTGACCATGACATCAATCCGTCCGAACCGGGCCAGGGCGGTATCGACCAGCCCCTCCACCTGGGCACGCTGCCGCACGTCAGTAGGCACGACCAGGGCCACGGCACCGAGGGACTCGATCTCATGGGCCACCACTGCCAGGACTCCAGCATCCCGCGCCGCGATAACGACCTGCGCGCCCCGCACGGCACACTCCAGCGCGGTGGCCCGCCCGATCCCCGTGGAGGCGCCCGTAATCACGACGGTCTGGCCGCGCAGGTTACGGTGCCGCCGGCGGCGCCCCGACACAGCCGGCGCAATCAGCAGCGCCACCAGAGATCCGAATGCCATGCGTGTCGATGCGTTTCTGGGCATGGCCCACCGTAGCGGCCCTACCCTCATGTTGCTCCCCGGTTCGCTCAAGGACCCCTGAATCGTTCCCAGCTGGGAGCGAACCATGAGTACTCGCTCAGTGCCCAGGTGTACGGACAGCACCTGACGCGCTACCCCCTGCGCTGTAATGGGCTGGTATGTCATACCGCGCCGCCGTGGTGGGATCTGGGCCGAACGGCCTGGCCGCCGCCATCACGCTGGCCCGGGCTGGCTGGCAGGTTGATGTCTACGAGGCGAATGCCACGCCAGGGGGCGCGGTGCGCAGCGCTGAACTGACCTTGCCGGGCTTCATCCATGACCTGGGCTCGGCCATCCATCCGCTGGCCGTGGTTTCCCCCTTCTTCCGAACGTTGCCTCTGGAACGATATGGGCTGCAGTTTGTGGCTTCGCCAGCTGCGGTCGCGCATCCGCTCCCGGGTGGCGCGGCCCTGCTTTTTCGCAGCCTTGACGAAACGGCGGACGCCCTGGGAGCTGATGGCCCGGCGTACCGGCGGTTGATGGGGCCCCTGGTCGACGCGGCCGACGACCTCTTCGAGGAGACGCTCAAGCCCCTGCTCCGGGTACCGCGCCATCCCGTTACGTTGGCCCGGTTTGGGATCCGCGGCCTTCCGCCCGCCGCGCTGCTCGCCCGTACCCTTTTCCGCGGGGAGTCGGCGCGGGCGCTCTTCGGCGGACTCAGTGCCCATTCGGAGGTGCCGCTCACCCAGCCGGTGACGTCCGCGTACGGCCTGATGCTAGCGGTGAGCGCGCATGTAGTTGGATGGCCGTTCCCGCGTGGGGGAGCCCAAGCCATCACGGATGCCATGCTGGGGTACCTCGGTCATCTGGGCGGGCGGCTGCACGTGAACCGGCCGATCGAGCGTCTGGAGGAACTGGAC
This sequence is a window from Deinococcus metalli. Protein-coding genes within it:
- a CDS encoding phytoene desaturase family protein, with amino-acid sequence MSYRAAVVGSGPNGLAAAITLARAGWQVDVYEANATPGGAVRSAELTLPGFIHDLGSAIHPLAVVSPFFRTLPLERYGLQFVASPAAVAHPLPGGAALLFRSLDETADALGADGPAYRRLMGPLVDAADDLFEETLKPLLRVPRHPVTLARFGIRGLPPAALLARTLFRGESARALFGGLSAHSEVPLTQPVTSAYGLMLAVSAHVVGWPFPRGGAQAITDAMLGYLGHLGGRLHVNRPIERLEELDADVHLLDVSPREFLRLAPQLPAGYARRLRHFRYGAGTIKLDYALSAPIPWSDPRTSLAATVHLGGPLADLVRSEAQSVHGLPERPYLLLAQHTPFDPSRAPDGQQTAWLYGHVPGGYHLRPGDLDRIEAQIERLAPGFREVVLARRVTTAADAQRMNRNLVGGDVGGGANTLLGTLIRPTLSASPYRTPLKGIYLCSASTPPGGGVHGMPGYHAALTALNDQT
- a CDS encoding SDR family NAD(P)-dependent oxidoreductase, with amino-acid sequence MAFGSLVALLIAPAVSGRRRRHRNLRGQTVVITGASTGIGRATALECAVRGAQVVIAARDAGVLAVVAHEIESLGAVALVVPTDVRQRAQVEGLVDTALARFGRIDVMVNHAGDMFVDSVEHSEEWRVRHLIETNVMGVLYGVQAVVPVMRRQGAGHIINTASVEGRVGFPYSGIYGGTKAFVEVMTQSLRQELMHVERSGIVVSALLPAAVRTPLFDTAPNVKAGGHGAHLVWPVMEASQVARALVNAMERPRPVIYPLIPSRAFVILYDLVPGLADRVLSTLRVDRHVNWMSYAKRGSGRARRPISPIIRNGRLHDA